The genomic region TAGTGATGATAACTCATGAAATGGAGGTTATTGAGCAAATATGCCATCGTGTTGCGGTAATCAACGGTGGCAGGATTGTGGAGATGGGTGACGTTAAGGAGGTTTTCCTCAGACCCCGTTCCGAAACCGCAAAGCAGCTTATCCTGCCAAAGAGCGGCGAAATACACAGAATGACCGGGAAAAAATGCCTGCGCATAATTTTCGACGGCAATTCCGCCTTTGAACCCATTATTTCAAACATGACCCTTGAGTGCAGGGCGGTTGTGAACATATTGTATGCAAACACGAAAAGTATTGAAGGAAAAGCCTACGGCGAAATGCTTCTGCAGCTTCCCGACGATGAAACGTCAATAAAGCGGATACTTGCGTACCTCGACGAAAAAGGAATTTATTACAGGGAGGAAGAGATAAATGTTTGACAGGGGAATGCTTGAATTACTGGGAATGGGAATTCTGGAAACGCTGTATATGACGGTGGGTTCCACGGCGCTGGCATATGCATTCGGCCTGCCCCTCGGTGTACTGTTATACGTGACCGACAAGGACGGTATTTATCCGATACCGGCTGTAAATAAAATACTGGGATTTATAATCAACTTTCTTCGCTCGGTTCCTTTTCTGATTTTGCTTGTGTTCCTTATTCCGCTTACACGGGCGATTGTGGGAACGACAATAGGTTCCACCGCAACGATTGTACCGCTTGTAATTGCCGCTTCGCCGTTTGTGGCAAGGATGGTTGAGTCTTCACTGAAAGAGGTGGACGGAGGAGTCATCGAAGCGGCTCAGTCAATGGGAAGCACCACGTTTCAGATAATATACAAGGTTCTTCTTCCCGAAGCCAAGCCTTCGCTCATAATAGGAGCCGCAATTACGATAACCACGATACTTGGATATTCGGCAATGGCGGGTTTTGTCGGGGGCGGAGGCCTTGGTACGATAGCGGTGAATTACGGATATTACAGGTATCAGCGTGATGTTATGGCTGTTACGGTGGTTTTGCTTGTAATCATTGTTCAGATATTTCAGGAAGTCGGTATGCGAATTGCAAAGCATTCGGACAAAAGGATTAAGTAAATTTATTAAATAAAATATAAAAGGAGGATGAATATGAAAAAATTTTTAAGTGTACTTATTTTTCTTACATTGTTTGCTTCTTTGCTGACAGGCTGCAACAAAACCGAAAAGAACACCACCATCAAGGTAGGCGCAAGTGTTACACCCCACGCCGAAATTCTTCAGGTTGCAAAAGAAATTCTGGCTGAGAAGGGATATAATCTTGAAATTATAGAGTATAACGACTATGTACTCCCCAATATTGCCACCGACACCGGAGAACTTGACGCCAATTATTTCCAGCACCTTCCGTACTTACAGAATTTTAATGAGGAAAACGGAACAAAGCTTGTTTCGGTTGCAGCCATTCACTATGAACCCTTCGGGATTTACCCCGGAAAAACAAAGTCCCTTGATGAGCTTAAGGACGGAGCGGTTATAGCAATTCCTAACGACGGTACAAATGAGGCAAGGGCGCTGAAACTTTTGGAGGCTCAGGGATTAATCAAGTTAAAAGAGGATGTGGGCTTTACCGCAACGGTGCTTGATATCGAGTCGAATCCGAAAAAACTTGTGATTAAGGAAATGGAAGCCGCTCAGCTTGCAAGGGCATT from Thermoclostridium stercorarium subsp. stercorarium DSM 8532 harbors:
- a CDS encoding MetQ/NlpA family ABC transporter substrate-binding protein, encoding MKKFLSVLIFLTLFASLLTGCNKTEKNTTIKVGASVTPHAEILQVAKEILAEKGYNLEIIEYNDYVLPNIATDTGELDANYFQHLPYLQNFNEENGTKLVSVAAIHYEPFGIYPGKTKSLDELKDGAVIAIPNDGTNEARALKLLEAQGLIKLKEDVGFTATVLDIESNPKKLVIKEMEAAQLARALQDVDLAVINGNYAIEAGLHVNRDALAIEDKESEAAQTYANIVAVKEGNENNEAIKALIEALKSEKVKEFINKKYEGAVIPVF
- a CDS encoding methionine ABC transporter permease is translated as MFDRGMLELLGMGILETLYMTVGSTALAYAFGLPLGVLLYVTDKDGIYPIPAVNKILGFIINFLRSVPFLILLVFLIPLTRAIVGTTIGSTATIVPLVIAASPFVARMVESSLKEVDGGVIEAAQSMGSTTFQIIYKVLLPEAKPSLIIGAAITITTILGYSAMAGFVGGGGLGTIAVNYGYYRYQRDVMAVTVVLLVIIVQIFQEVGMRIAKHSDKRIK